In the genome of Paenibacillus sp. GP183, the window AATCATTCATGAAGGAGACCTGTATATAATGAAGGCGGAGTACATCAACCCCTTTTTGGAATCTGCTAGAATTGTGATTGAGCAAGTGGCCAATATTCGTCCTACCACGGGTAAGCTGGGCATCAAGGACCTGAAAATTGTGGAGAGCTATATTTGGATCCAAATCGGCATGACCGGTCAGATGCAAGGAGATATTGTTTTTGGACTGGCGGAAGATGTCGCTTTGAGAATGGTATCGGCCATGATGGGCGGATATGTCATTACCGAGATGGATGAGATGGGCAAAAGCGCAATTTCGGAGCTCGGCAACATGATCAGCGGCAATGCCAGTACGATGCTCTTCAATCAGGGAGTCAGAGTGGATATCACGCCTCCAAAAATCGTTCAGTCCGGAAGCAGCGACGGCTTTGTTGCGAAGAAAGCACTAACCATTCCACTGATTATGGATGGCATAGGCGAACTGGACATTCAAGTGC includes:
- a CDS encoding chemotaxis protein CheX, giving the protein MKAEYINPFLESARIVIEQVANIRPTTGKLGIKDLKIVESYIWIQIGMTGQMQGDIVFGLAEDVALRMVSAMMGGYVITEMDEMGKSAISELGNMISGNASTMLFNQGVRVDITPPKIVQSGSSDGFVAKKALTIPLIMDGIGELDIQVLIN